In a single window of the Nodularia spumigena CCY9414 genome:
- a CDS encoding pentapeptide repeat-containing protein translates to MNLITNNSSNNDFSQQDLSYHDLSNYNLSHNLFIETKLNGCNLSYSNLNGANLKNTQLCGADLTGASLCGAKLHHAKLNGANLCQANLAGANLTGSDLRYATLKKVKLNDTIFNDVKVENAVFDSCDGLTEDIKRTLKKRGAIFKDSISQSGNIRWYIQYVAVPILVALIGAGIFLKPQNETCSVSWGQKSILKYLPDAGHNMVKLHTNEDVYLVANLNKPVPKYN, encoded by the coding sequence ATGAATCTAATTACCAACAACTCTTCAAATAATGACTTTTCCCAGCAAGACTTAAGCTACCACGATCTCAGCAACTACAACTTGAGTCACAACTTATTTATAGAAACTAAACTCAATGGCTGTAATTTAAGTTATTCTAATTTAAATGGAGCCAATTTAAAGAATACACAACTATGTGGTGCAGATTTAACGGGTGCTAGTTTGTGTGGGGCTAAATTGCATCATGCCAAGCTGAATGGGGCTAACTTGTGTCAAGCTAATCTAGCTGGGGCAAATTTAACTGGTTCAGATTTACGATATGCTACTCTCAAAAAAGTTAAGCTTAATGACACCATCTTTAATGATGTCAAGGTAGAAAATGCAGTATTTGACAGTTGTGATGGCTTAACTGAAGATATCAAGCGGACATTAAAAAAGCGAGGTGCAATCTTCAAGGATTCTATCTCTCAATCTGGAAATATCAGATGGTATATTCAGTATGTAGCTGTACCAATTTTAGTTGCTTTGATTGGTGCTGGCATATTTCTCAAGCCACAGAATGAAACTTGTTCGGTTTCATGGGGTCAAAAGTCGATCCTCAAATATCTACCGGATGCTGGCCATAATATGGTAAAGCTTCATACCAATGAGGATGTTTACCTTGTTGCCAATCTAAATAAGCCAGTTCCAAAATACAACTAA
- the tsaB gene encoding tRNA (adenosine(37)-N6)-threonylcarbamoyltransferase complex dimerization subunit type 1 TsaB — protein sequence MTPEPQNLAAQKYAISLHTTTPELGLAISNFAGETRADTWNLGRDLSSYVHQYLKEFIQPQTWADVAFIAVARGPGGFTGTRIGVVIARTLGQQLNIPVFTISTLAAVAWANKGQNQSKPAVIAVEMAAQRGKIFGAIYQILPDNLSITALLPDTVFTPEAWQETLANWQSEYQLIKATSGLAATVSCILELAYLDWQQGKHPHWYEALPYYGQHPVDI from the coding sequence TTGACCCCAGAACCACAAAACCTTGCAGCCCAAAAATACGCCATCTCACTACACACAACAACTCCCGAACTGGGGTTGGCTATCAGTAATTTTGCTGGTGAAACTCGCGCTGATACTTGGAATTTGGGGCGTGATTTATCTAGCTACGTACATCAGTATTTAAAAGAATTTATCCAACCCCAAACCTGGGCAGATGTAGCATTTATAGCCGTAGCTAGAGGTCCAGGAGGTTTTACAGGCACTCGCATTGGTGTAGTCATTGCCCGCACCTTGGGACAACAGTTAAATATCCCCGTATTTACCATTTCCACCTTAGCAGCAGTAGCTTGGGCGAACAAAGGTCAAAATCAATCAAAACCAGCAGTTATAGCCGTAGAAATGGCAGCACAACGAGGAAAAATCTTCGGTGCTATTTACCAAATATTGCCTGATAACTTGAGTATCACAGCCTTATTACCAGATACAGTATTTACACCAGAAGCATGGCAAGAAACCTTAGCCAATTGGCAGAGTGAATATCAACTAATTAAAGCCACATCTGGGTTAGCTGCAACAGTTAGTTGTATTTTGGAACTGGCTTATTTAGATTGGCAACAAGGTAAACATCCTCATTGGTATGAAGCTTTACCATATTATGGCCAGCATCCGGTAGATATTTGA
- a CDS encoding Ycf34 family protein has translation MCICVNCHYVDSCETYHAVEAQHQQPHLTENPTFDPNEPSINVNIRTSGEMIEMEWDVVGCLSFKRETGKWSKLRPGELVPT, from the coding sequence ATGTGTATTTGTGTGAACTGCCACTACGTAGACAGTTGTGAAACCTACCACGCCGTAGAAGCACAGCACCAACAGCCCCATTTAACCGAAAATCCCACATTTGACCCGAATGAACCCTCCATTAACGTCAACATCCGCACAAGCGGGGAAATGATTGAAATGGAATGGGACGTTGTTGGTTGTCTGAGCTTCAAGCGAGAAACGGGTAAATGGTCGAAATTGCGTCCCGGTGAACTCGTACCGACGTGA
- a CDS encoding CCA tRNA nucleotidyltransferase, whose translation MTMPDLIYPTLVPENWPFGWEWLPQPAYIVGGAVRDALLGRTREYLDLDFIIPSGAVGVAQAIARHYQAGFVLLDPQRQIARVVFPEATVDFAQQEGDSLETDLHRRDFTINAIAYNPHTAEIIDPLQGRADLEQGILRMVSPANLKDDPLRLMRAYRQAAQLDFTIEPDTDKTIQSLALQIIEVAAERVRVEINYLLANPPGTFWLKKAAENNLLASFFPNATPQSWEKLAKVDTVAALITQNYPQLSTELQQYVRDTVKTTWLGIAKLACLVHPSSEVAEIELQALTYSRAEIKAVTTALKLVQQLKSANMSVREQYFFFQEAGNVFAATIVLALVDNNLVSAMSGDKSLRVYAPLISRYLNPDDLVAHPTKLVSGNELIIALNISPSPKLGELLTEIAVAQAEGKISTPEQAIALARNLLVD comes from the coding sequence ATGACAATGCCCGATTTGATATATCCGACTCTAGTTCCGGAAAATTGGCCTTTTGGCTGGGAATGGTTGCCGCAACCTGCTTATATTGTCGGTGGTGCGGTACGGGATGCTCTTTTGGGTAGAACTCGTGAATACTTGGATCTGGATTTTATTATACCATCTGGGGCGGTGGGAGTGGCTCAGGCGATCGCTCGTCATTATCAAGCCGGTTTTGTGCTACTCGATCCTCAAAGGCAAATCGCCCGTGTGGTTTTTCCCGAAGCTACAGTTGATTTCGCCCAACAGGAAGGCGATAGTTTAGAGACTGATTTGCATAGAAGAGATTTTACAATTAATGCGATCGCTTACAATCCCCATACCGCAGAAATCATCGACCCATTACAAGGCCGGGCTGATTTAGAACAGGGTATTTTGCGAATGGTATCACCAGCTAACCTCAAAGACGACCCTCTGCGATTAATGCGGGCATATCGTCAAGCTGCCCAGCTTGATTTTACCATTGAGCCAGATACAGATAAAACTATTCAGTCTTTAGCATTACAAATCATAGAAGTCGCTGCTGAACGAGTGCGGGTAGAAATTAATTATTTATTAGCAAATCCTCCAGGTACATTCTGGCTCAAAAAAGCCGCAGAAAATAATTTACTTGCGTCCTTCTTCCCCAATGCAACTCCTCAAAGCTGGGAAAAACTCGCAAAAGTGGACACCGTAGCCGCTTTAATTACTCAAAACTACCCACAACTGAGTACAGAATTGCAACAGTATGTCCGCGACACAGTAAAAACTACTTGGTTAGGTATTGCGAAACTGGCTTGTCTTGTTCATCCTAGTTCAGAAGTTGCAGAAATAGAACTACAAGCACTAACTTATAGCCGTGCGGAAATTAAAGCTGTCACCACTGCGCTTAAACTGGTTCAGCAGCTAAAATCAGCTAATATGTCTGTGCGAGAACAGTATTTTTTCTTCCAAGAAGCGGGAAATGTATTTGCGGCTACAATAGTTTTAGCCTTAGTAGATAATAATTTGGTATCGGCGATGTCTGGCGACAAGTCGCTACGCGTCTACGCACCATTAATCAGCCGCTACCTGAACCCTGATGACCTGGTTGCTCATCCCACTAAACTCGTTAGTGGAAACGAGCTAATCATAGCATTAAATATTTCACCTTCGCCAAAGTTAGGCGAATTATTAACAGAAATTGCTGTAGCCCAAGCTGAGGGTAAAATTTCGACTCCAGAACAGGCGATCGCCTTGGCGCGAAATTTACTGGTAGACTAG
- a CDS encoding serine/threonine-protein kinase, giving the protein MSQSSPKSAKILQNRYQLQSQLGKGSSGTTYAAFDLSTEQTVAVKVLSLQQMQDWTKINLFDREVQTLQELNHPHIPKYIDNFQLETANNKYYCLVQELAPGKPLSVLIEEGWQATEETAKAIAQQGLQILTYLQTFTPPIIHRDIKPANIICELDAEDEQIIKNIYLVDFGAVQDVYNKTVIGGTVVGTYGYMAPEQFRGTATRASDLYSLGMTLLCALSRLQPDKFPQKRFKVQFRELIQVSPPFAHWLDRLLEPDSSDRFSSAVSALELLGNLSQFSPDKYQPKPESTTVKLVKTDQSLCITIPPTFSRSQFELKPYLLDLFWNVSFIPFWIMLTVLFPSLWVPSALISLVFLTDIFVNQPLVKKLCHTTIAIWIVVWLCRYVFLLQWGTYVAVDRFSGLFWGSGFICLLLAIFLTVVEWRRGSAISNLIPQWRILTVGLILVLLTSFWGRLLLLALVIGRIVKPKLWQKYSRIVSEWQRSPQISYLIFQWRIVNLGIIALIVSWNSAVGAMFLLFLAIGGIDIYYFAEKRYHLFQEFISPLEIHCTNQSLTLKTWYSRLSIGYADALTFSIPEQMRPSQPCTLNFHFQSDRFTTDKSVRSVQFGRLLTLPEKRWLTAELYRHIAQFQN; this is encoded by the coding sequence ATGAGCCAATCATCTCCCAAATCTGCCAAAATCCTGCAAAACCGCTATCAACTCCAGAGTCAGCTAGGTAAAGGAAGTAGCGGTACTACCTATGCTGCTTTTGACCTCAGCACTGAGCAAACTGTAGCGGTTAAAGTTCTGTCCTTACAACAAATGCAGGACTGGACAAAAATCAACCTTTTTGATCGGGAAGTTCAAACTCTCCAAGAACTTAATCATCCTCACATTCCTAAATATATTGATAACTTCCAACTGGAAACCGCCAATAACAAATATTATTGCCTCGTTCAAGAACTTGCTCCTGGTAAACCTCTGTCTGTATTAATCGAAGAAGGTTGGCAAGCTACCGAAGAGACAGCAAAAGCGATCGCGCAACAAGGATTGCAAATTTTAACCTATCTCCAAACCTTTACCCCGCCAATTATTCATCGGGATATCAAACCTGCAAATATTATTTGTGAATTAGATGCAGAGGATGAGCAAATTATTAAAAATATTTATCTGGTAGACTTTGGGGCGGTACAGGATGTTTATAACAAAACTGTGATTGGGGGAACGGTGGTAGGGACTTATGGCTATATGGCTCCAGAGCAGTTCCGAGGTACAGCAACCCGCGCCAGTGATCTCTACAGTTTAGGAATGACTCTCCTTTGTGCATTGAGTCGTCTTCAGCCGGATAAATTTCCCCAAAAGAGGTTTAAAGTTCAGTTTCGTGAGTTGATACAGGTTTCACCTCCTTTTGCTCACTGGTTAGATAGATTACTAGAACCTGATAGTAGCGATCGCTTTTCCAGTGCTGTTAGTGCCTTAGAACTATTAGGTAATCTCTCCCAATTTAGTCCTGACAAGTATCAGCCAAAGCCCGAATCTACAACAGTCAAACTCGTTAAAACAGACCAAAGCCTCTGCATTACCATTCCTCCCACTTTCTCCCGTTCCCAGTTTGAGTTAAAGCCATATCTTCTCGACTTGTTCTGGAATGTGAGTTTCATTCCATTTTGGATCATGCTCACTGTCCTGTTTCCCAGTCTTTGGGTTCCCAGTGCGCTCATATCTTTAGTTTTCCTGACAGATATCTTCGTTAACCAACCCCTGGTAAAAAAACTGTGTCACACCACTATTGCTATTTGGATTGTGGTCTGGCTTTGCCGTTATGTATTCCTGTTGCAATGGGGTACTTATGTAGCAGTAGACCGATTCTCTGGACTATTCTGGGGATCGGGGTTTATCTGTCTGCTACTGGCAATATTTCTGACTGTAGTGGAATGGCGGCGAGGCTCTGCAATTAGTAACCTAATTCCCCAATGGCGGATTCTGACTGTAGGACTCATACTCGTCCTTTTAACGAGTTTTTGGGGAAGATTATTGTTGCTGGCTCTGGTAATTGGGCGCATTGTTAAGCCGAAACTCTGGCAAAAATATTCCCGTATTGTCTCAGAATGGCAGCGATCGCCTCAAATCAGTTACCTAATTTTCCAATGGCGGATTGTTAATCTCGGAATCATTGCCTTGATTGTCTCGTGGAATTCTGCTGTCGGAGCCATGTTTTTGCTGTTTCTGGCAATTGGGGGCATTGATATTTATTACTTTGCCGAGAAACGCTATCACCTATTTCAAGAGTTTATCAGTCCATTAGAAATCCACTGTACTAACCAATCCCTGACTCTGAAAACTTGGTACAGCCGTCTGAGTATAGGTTACGCTGATGCTCTCACTTTCTCAATTCCTGAACAAATGCGTCCCTCCCAACCCTGTACCCTCAACTTTCATTTTCAGAGCGATCGCTTTACTACTGACAAGTCAGTTCGCTCAGTACAGTTTGGTCGTTTACTCACCCTACCAGAAAAACGTTGGTTAACAGCAGAACTATATCGCCATATTGCCCAGTTTCAAAATTAA
- a CDS encoding protein kinase domain-containing protein codes for MSQSSSKKSSNILNDRYQIQSKLGQGAIATTYRALDQKTQQQVAIKAVSLKQLQNWKQLELFQREAKVLKQLDHPQIPHYLDDFIVDTNSNRTYCLVQQLAPGKSLQSLVDSGWRTNEEQVKQIAVQLLEILNYLQQQDPPIIHRDIKPDNIIFDQNQNKLYLVDFGAVRNAYYSTVMAGSTVAGTYGYMPPEQFQNRVVPASDLYGLGATLLFLLTRRDPAQLPHEMLRIQFQDHIQVTTTFSKWLETILSPDVEERFSTAEKALTALKQKPQWWKLPQKLINRNLLLVGGPIVAVLLLGIVGRVNYWRISENLGIEADKSRLCQDYSYTQDYLNSGGFKQQEHLTACIAKSAELAQYLIQRKYDLSFIPLVDAVTQQNIKLVGFLLDHRSKLNPTNKDSLPLIKAVETGNIEIVELLLDRGANVNEAQANHHVKDKITPLMMAISKKDEELAELLITQGADINQNMNSLDLNNSSPLMAAIYQGDPNMIRLLIQNDADVNYIDAEKRTPLTSLVFNKHYGRNKYSRGKPFTTEELVPLINLLIDKGANVNQVGGVGKDRFSRPNRENYGFGYPLEFALYSNDESVVKLLLDRGADVNKYYRRSKTPLSIARLKKNKNLEKLLVGRGAKE; via the coding sequence ATGAGTCAATCTTCCTCTAAAAAATCCTCAAATATCTTAAACGATCGCTATCAAATCCAGAGTAAATTAGGTCAAGGTGCGATCGCTACTACCTACAGAGCTTTAGATCAGAAAACTCAACAACAGGTAGCCATCAAAGCGGTTTCCTTAAAACAACTACAAAACTGGAAGCAATTAGAATTATTCCAACGGGAAGCAAAAGTATTAAAGCAACTGGATCATCCTCAAATTCCCCATTATCTCGATGATTTTATAGTAGACACTAACAGCAACCGCACCTATTGTTTAGTACAGCAGTTAGCGCCCGGTAAATCTCTCCAGAGTTTAGTAGATTCGGGTTGGCGTACCAATGAAGAACAGGTAAAGCAAATTGCAGTCCAACTTTTAGAGATTTTAAACTACTTGCAGCAACAAGACCCCCCCATCATCCACCGAGATATTAAGCCAGATAACATTATTTTTGATCAAAATCAGAACAAGCTCTACCTAGTAGATTTTGGAGCAGTCCGCAATGCCTACTATTCCACCGTCATGGCGGGTAGTACAGTGGCGGGAACCTATGGCTATATGCCACCAGAGCAATTCCAAAATCGGGTTGTACCCGCCAGCGATTTGTATGGTTTAGGTGCAACACTGCTATTCCTGCTCACTCGTCGAGATCCAGCGCAATTACCCCATGAGATGCTGCGGATTCAGTTTCAAGACCATATCCAGGTCACTACAACATTTTCCAAATGGTTAGAAACAATCTTATCCCCCGATGTTGAAGAACGTTTTAGTACCGCCGAGAAAGCATTAACAGCCCTCAAGCAAAAGCCGCAATGGTGGAAGTTACCACAAAAGTTAATCAACCGTAATTTGTTGCTGGTGGGAGGCCCAATAGTAGCTGTGTTGCTGCTGGGAATTGTGGGACGGGTAAATTATTGGAGAATTTCGGAAAATTTAGGAATTGAAGCTGACAAATCTCGCTTGTGTCAAGACTATTCATATACTCAAGATTATCTAAATTCAGGAGGGTTTAAACAGCAAGAGCATTTAACGGCTTGTATTGCGAAAAGTGCAGAATTGGCTCAATACTTAATCCAACGCAAATATGACTTAAGTTTTATTCCCTTAGTGGATGCTGTCACACAACAAAATATAAAATTAGTTGGATTTTTACTAGATCATAGAAGTAAGTTAAACCCAACCAATAAGGACAGTTTGCCATTAATAAAAGCAGTAGAGACAGGCAATATAGAAATAGTGGAATTATTGTTGGATCGTGGTGCGAATGTGAATGAAGCTCAAGCCAATCACCACGTTAAAGATAAAATAACACCTCTGATGATGGCTATTTCTAAAAAAGATGAAGAATTAGCTGAACTACTTATCACTCAAGGGGCTGATATTAATCAAAATATGAATTCTTTAGATTTGAATAATTCCAGTCCTTTAATGGCAGCTATTTATCAGGGAGATCCAAATATGATTCGATTGCTAATTCAAAATGATGCAGATGTTAACTACATTGATGCAGAGAAAAGAACACCGCTCACCTCTCTGGTTTTTAATAAGCATTATGGTAGAAATAAATATAGTCGAGGAAAACCATTTACAACTGAGGAATTAGTACCATTAATCAACCTGCTTATTGATAAAGGGGCTAATGTTAATCAAGTAGGTGGAGTTGGAAAAGATAGATTCAGCCGTCCTAACCGAGAAAATTATGGTTTCGGATATCCTTTAGAATTTGCGTTGTATAGCAATGATGAGTCTGTAGTTAAATTATTACTTGATCGTGGTGCAGATGTTAATAAATATTATCGTCGTTCAAAAACACCTTTGAGTATTGCTCGATTGAAGAAGAATAAAAACTTAGAGAAATTATTAGTTGGTCGAGGAGCAAAAGAATAG
- a CDS encoding GUN4 domain-containing protein, giving the protein MLKTIPLRIVYVFALLLSACTVKQPSEKSTSNPDISKPRNQQTQTNISSTPKPAQTSPKPESNLVVYTTDLPIIKSERGGNREIMYAHLTAFIKAEEWEKADRQNWELLLQNWVNGGRRLIPPGYGIRLNCADLKRMDQIWQENSGGKFGYSVQLQMIKSVGETPKSIYESIRVNKKYQAWTNFTTAVGWQTKPGFDGDFKYENLNFSLNAPRGHFPATAGYHYEQLARFGSMGTFFIRAEECEI; this is encoded by the coding sequence ATGCTTAAAACTATACCGTTAAGGATTGTATATGTTTTTGCTCTCCTTTTAAGTGCTTGCACCGTCAAACAACCTAGCGAAAAATCAACATCTAACCCAGATATATCGAAACCTCGAAACCAACAAACGCAAACCAATATTTCATCTACTCCTAAACCTGCTCAAACTTCCCCAAAACCGGAATCTAATCTTGTTGTTTACACAACAGATTTACCAATTATTAAATCAGAACGGGGGGGAAATCGAGAAATAATGTATGCCCACTTAACTGCATTTATCAAAGCAGAAGAATGGGAAAAAGCTGATAGACAAAATTGGGAATTACTACTACAAAACTGGGTTAATGGAGGACGTAGGCTTATACCTCCAGGATACGGTATCAGACTTAATTGTGCGGATCTCAAAAGAATGGATCAAATTTGGCAGGAAAATTCAGGTGGAAAATTTGGTTATAGCGTGCAACTGCAAATGATTAAATCTGTGGGAGAAACTCCAAAATCAATTTATGAATCTATTCGTGTGAATAAAAAATATCAAGCTTGGACAAACTTCACAACTGCTGTTGGTTGGCAAACTAAACCTGGTTTTGATGGAGATTTTAAATACGAGAACTTAAATTTTTCTCTCAATGCTCCCCGTGGTCACTTTCCTGCTACTGCTGGCTATCACTATGAACAATTAGCTAGGTTTGGTAGTATGGGTACATTTTTTATACGTGCAGAAGAATGCGAAATTTAA